In Silene latifolia isolate original U9 population chromosome 3, ASM4854445v1, whole genome shotgun sequence, a single window of DNA contains:
- the LOC141649595 gene encoding uncharacterized protein LOC141649595 has product MKGGSKPQWQMNNFRAAVDECGLKDVPWEGYNFSYDNGQVGEANKQSMIDRALCTESWRVLFPYARLYYLNREWSDHAHIRLVLNHKDRGKVRERRFRFEQMWVGEEECGEAVERGVERGRGSLSRVLSECAKELKKWKGTNIHQIGRCIVQKQKQLGYLDDKERTEDNVNRRRKLVAELANLRKQEEQY; this is encoded by the coding sequence ATGAAAGGGGGAAGCAAGCCACAGTGGCAAATGAATAACTTTCGAGCTGCTGTTGATGAATGCGGTCTTAAAGATGTACCCTGGGAGGGGTATAATTTCTCCTATGATAATGGGCAAGTTGGAGAAGCGAACAAACAAAGTATGATTGACAGAGCCTTGTGTACGGAGTCGTGGAGAGTACTCTTTCCGTACGCTCGGTTATACTACTTAAACAGGGAATGGTCTGATCATGCTCATATACGACTGGTGCTTAATCACAAGGATAGGGGTAAGGTGCGAGAACGAAGGTTTAGGTTCGAGCAGATGTGGGTTGGGGAGGAGGAATGTGGGGAGGCCGTGGAACGTGGGGTGGAGCGTGGTAGAGGCAGTCTCTCTCGGGTTTTGTCTGAGTGTGCTAAGGAGCTCAAAAAATGGAAGGGTACGAATATTCATCAAATAGGGAGGTGCATTGTGCAGAAACAAAAGCAGCTGGGTTATCTTGACGATAAGGAAAGAACTGAAGACAATGTGAACCGGCGTCGGAAGCTTGTGGCTGAGTTGGCTAATTTAAGAAAACAGGAAGAACAATATTAG
- the LOC141649594 gene encoding putative mitochondrial protein AtMg00310, translated as MISRFWWGHEEGKRGISWVSWKRLCKSKSLGGMGFRDFNMFNMALLGKQVWRLLTEPECLWARVMKAKYYPAEDIMSACIGHNPSYTWRGIVEATEVLRSGWRKRIGNGLTTRVWEDAWLPDTQSGPLISPIIVGMENLVVADLMDEEGRGWKEELLASLLLSFKCDRVKNI; from the coding sequence ATGATATCTCGGTTTTGGTGGGGTCATGAGGAAGGGAAGAGGGGGATAAGCTGGGTGTCCTGGAAGCGTTTGTGTAAGTCCAAAAGCTTGGGTGGGATGGGTTTCCGCGATTTCAATATGTTTAATATGGCTTTATTGGGGAAACAAGTGTGGCGGTTGTTAACTGAGCCGGAGTGCTTGTGGGCTCGTGTTATGAAGGCTAAGTACTACCCAGCCGAGGATATTATGTCGGCTTGTATTGGGCATAATCCGAGCTATACTTGGAGGGGAATTGTGGAGGCTACAGAAGTGTTGAGGTCGGGATGGAGGAAGCGAATTGGGAACGGGCTGACAACTCGTGTCTGGGAGGACGCTTGGCTGCCAGATACACAGTCGGGACCGCTTATTTCACCCATTATTGTGGGCATGGAGAATTTGGTTGTGGCGGACTTGATGGACGAGGAGGGGCGGGGCTGGAAGGAGGAACTGCTCGCATCTTTGCTTCTTTCCTTTAAATGTGACCGGGTGAAAAATATTTGA